From the Leptospira sp. WS60.C2 genome, one window contains:
- a CDS encoding glycosyltransferase has translation MILHINTSREWRGGEQQLYYLVQGLANYKIPQLVVGQPGSPLEAKCKDNGYDFYPIEMRGEWDRKAYKNIRSLCLSKSIKLIHTHTAHAHTLALLAKRNHLNIPLIVSRRVDFKPKNSFFSRWKYQHPANDYYLPVSQKIKEVMIASKIGPERIITVYSGIDLKRFAKPTAHDYLREEFQIPKKAVVIGNIAALVDHKDQETLIHAVSKMKTNVDFRVLIVGEGKLEKKLKHQTESLGLNDKIIFTGYRKDIPALLSLFDIFTLTSKEEGLGTAVLDAMACSLPIVATNGGGIGEMLDHNEGAYVCPVGDAESIALGLDKLVSSEELRNQFGNFNKTSVKRFSVSKTIDKTKLIYYSFLGDALYGENK, from the coding sequence TTGATCCTACATATCAACACTTCCCGCGAATGGCGTGGTGGAGAACAACAGCTTTATTATCTCGTTCAAGGTTTGGCAAATTACAAAATCCCTCAACTCGTTGTGGGCCAACCTGGTTCTCCACTTGAGGCAAAATGTAAAGATAATGGATATGATTTTTATCCGATTGAAATGCGTGGGGAATGGGATAGAAAAGCATATAAGAATATTCGGTCTCTCTGTTTATCAAAAAGTATCAAACTAATCCATACTCATACAGCACATGCGCATACCTTGGCACTTCTTGCGAAACGAAATCACCTCAACATTCCTCTCATTGTTTCGAGACGAGTTGACTTCAAACCTAAAAACAGTTTTTTCTCAAGATGGAAATACCAACACCCAGCAAATGATTATTATTTGCCTGTTTCCCAAAAGATTAAAGAGGTGATGATCGCAAGTAAAATTGGTCCCGAAAGAATCATCACTGTTTATTCAGGGATCGATCTCAAACGATTTGCAAAACCAACCGCACATGATTATTTACGAGAAGAGTTTCAAATTCCTAAAAAAGCCGTCGTCATAGGGAACATAGCAGCACTTGTCGATCACAAAGACCAAGAAACATTGATTCATGCTGTGTCAAAGATGAAAACCAATGTTGATTTTCGTGTTTTGATTGTGGGGGAAGGCAAGTTAGAAAAAAAACTCAAACACCAAACAGAAAGTTTAGGCTTAAACGACAAAATCATTTTCACAGGTTACCGCAAAGACATTCCAGCACTTCTATCGTTATTTGATATCTTCACACTCACTTCCAAAGAAGAAGGATTAGGAACTGCTGTATTGGATGCAATGGCATGTAGTTTGCCTATTGTAGCAACAAATGGTGGTGGCATTGGAGAGATGTTAGACCACAATGAAGGTGCTTATGTTTGTCCCGTGGGGGATGCAGAGTCGATTGCACTTGGACTAGATAAATTAGTTTCTTCAGAAGAACTTCGCAATCAATTCGGAAATTTCAACAAAACTTCCGTGAAACGATTTTCCGTTTCCAAAACAATCGATAAAACAAAGCTTATCTATTACTCCTTTTTGGGTGATGCGTTGTATGGAGAAAATAAATGA
- a CDS encoding DNA gyrase subunit A, whose translation MKNEEQYPKRPFEDQVNDDQRKYSRYVCDSRAIPQEIDGLKPVQRRILWAMWNSDARNRHTKTVKVAGLAMGYHPHGDKSIQDALSQMAQEFAFANNYPLVHGEGTFGDVLDPNAIASPRYTEVKLSDFAKDLGFFESLPDIDYVKNYDETEDEPIHFVGKVPVVLLNNIQGIATGFRCFIPAHKLSDVIDSQVTYLKTGKPKKITPWYKGYGGEVKLSKNDNGSTVMSTTFGFKKEDGKLYLVDAPMNWNREKVVTYLDDLIERKDNWLKDYIDHSSQTFKIELVAKKGEEPSEKEIKELFSKENNEVLTINVITHEGKLRNFNPEEIIKRFCDFRKTHLIRRFKRLAGLEKEKIDRNSELIRFIKEKWNEKVTGIKSKKEFEEKLKAAKFVYFEWLSSIPVYRMTLEEVRKCEEAIVEAKTKYTEYTALQKDDKKLTGFMTDELDELKKKWDPK comes from the coding sequence ATGAAGAACGAAGAACAGTATCCGAAACGCCCCTTTGAAGACCAAGTAAACGATGACCAAAGGAAATACTCACGCTACGTATGCGATTCGAGAGCCATTCCACAAGAAATTGATGGCCTAAAGCCTGTTCAACGACGAATTCTTTGGGCGATGTGGAACTCTGATGCGAGAAACCGTCATACAAAAACGGTAAAAGTAGCAGGGCTTGCGATGGGATACCATCCACATGGAGATAAATCCATCCAAGACGCACTTTCACAAATGGCACAGGAATTTGCCTTCGCTAATAATTATCCGTTAGTTCACGGAGAAGGAACCTTTGGTGACGTACTCGATCCCAATGCAATTGCTTCGCCACGATATACAGAAGTCAAACTCTCTGACTTTGCAAAAGACTTGGGATTTTTTGAAAGTTTACCAGACATTGATTATGTCAAAAATTATGATGAAACAGAAGATGAACCCATCCACTTTGTAGGTAAGGTTCCTGTTGTATTACTCAATAACATCCAAGGGATTGCAACGGGATTTCGTTGTTTCATTCCCGCACACAAACTGAGTGATGTCATCGATTCACAAGTTACGTATTTAAAAACAGGCAAACCAAAAAAGATCACTCCTTGGTACAAAGGGTACGGTGGGGAAGTGAAATTGTCCAAAAATGATAATGGTAGCACTGTGATGTCCACTACCTTTGGTTTCAAAAAAGAAGATGGGAAATTGTATCTTGTGGATGCACCCATGAACTGGAACCGCGAAAAGGTAGTCACTTACTTAGATGATTTGATCGAAAGAAAAGACAATTGGTTAAAAGACTATATTGATCATTCGAGCCAAACATTTAAAATTGAACTCGTTGCCAAAAAAGGTGAAGAACCGTCTGAGAAAGAAATCAAAGAACTGTTTTCCAAAGAAAACAACGAAGTTTTAACCATCAACGTCATCACTCACGAAGGAAAACTTCGCAACTTTAACCCAGAAGAAATCATCAAACGTTTTTGTGATTTCCGCAAAACACATCTCATTCGTCGTTTCAAACGATTGGCTGGTCTTGAAAAAGAAAAAATTGATCGTAACTCCGAACTCATTCGTTTCATCAAAGAAAAATGGAACGAAAAAGTAACAGGGATTAAATCAAAGAAAGAATTTGAGGAAAAATTAAAAGCAGCGAAGTTTGTATACTTCGAATGGTTGTCCTCCATTCCTGTTTACCGAATGACTTTGGAAGAAGTTCGTAAATGTGAAGAAGCCATTGTAGAGGCAAAAACCAAATACACTGAGTATACGGCGTTACAAAAAGATGATAAAAAACTCACCGGTTTTATGACAGATGAGTTGGATGAACTGAAGAAAAAATGGGATCCGAAATAG
- the polA gene encoding DNA polymerase I, with protein sequence MSGRLLIIDGHALAFRAYFAFAATNLTNSKTGLPSGAIFGFWRMLFKLLQDEHVTHIAFTFDPGTRLERNDLYEDYKAHRKPMPEDLKPQIQKIYEMLQALEFPMYKINGIEADDIIGSLCKKFAKDFEEIVILSSDKDLYQVLDKNIHMLRGKRGVSEFEKIDPKWVKANIGITKEQVPDYMGLLGDASDNIPGVKGIGEKGAAKLIQEFGDLETIYKKIDKVKNKSLIDKLIAEKENAFLSRKLATIVTNLKLDIKKSDLKLPNYYDPKKVQYFKDEGYNVLHRDLAKQAGIPIASDGDSKEETPSAKKSSKEKKETVTEDSSNRSKKGNTDSVTTAVVAKQSYKRIQTLDELKKIISKLDSKKPISVDTETTSQDPMLAELLGLSFSEEPGVAYYMAFSHSESIYSHLLPSAEEALKILKPMLEDPKWKKVGQNIKYDLLVLRNYGIELKGIYFDTMLASYLLNPGERRHNMDDMAVDYLNYKTITYEELVGTGKKKQNLYDIDPDKVSEYACEDADITLQLHNALSPKMEEGIHKKLFYEIEMPVLHTLADMEFEGIAVDKKYFESLSETFETKIKEHEKNIHFYAGRQFNVNSTKELQTVLFEDLRLPAEKKTQTGYSTDHSVLESLQGTHPIIDDLLAIRKFSKLKSTYTDTLPTLVNPKTNRIHTSYNQTIAATGRLSSTNPNLQNIPIKDEEGRLLRKGFIAKKGFEILSLDYSQIELRIMAHFSNDPNMIDAYKSGADIHKRTAAGIFGVSEDQVTPDMRNKAKIVNFSVIYGVTSFGLSNNLKIGRKEAKEFIEKYFAAYKGVATYMEEIVEFCKQNGYVETLLGRRRYLPDIHSSHKMVSEGAKRVAINSPIQGTSADMIKLAMIRIHEKIKKESFRSKLLLQVHDELVFEVDPKEKNEFYQMAKEEMESAMKLKVPIVAQGKFGGNWDEAH encoded by the coding sequence ATGAGCGGAAGATTACTCATCATTGACGGGCATGCCCTTGCCTTTCGCGCTTATTTTGCGTTTGCCGCAACAAATCTTACCAATTCCAAAACTGGATTACCCAGTGGGGCAATTTTTGGTTTTTGGAGGATGCTCTTTAAACTATTACAAGATGAACATGTAACCCATATTGCCTTTACATTTGATCCAGGCACTCGTTTAGAACGAAACGATCTCTATGAAGACTACAAAGCTCATAGAAAGCCAATGCCTGAGGATTTAAAACCACAAATCCAAAAGATTTACGAAATGTTACAAGCACTCGAATTTCCAATGTACAAAATCAATGGAATCGAAGCCGACGACATCATCGGTAGTCTTTGCAAAAAATTTGCAAAAGACTTTGAAGAGATCGTTATACTTTCCAGCGACAAAGATTTGTATCAAGTGTTGGATAAGAACATACACATGTTACGCGGGAAACGTGGAGTCTCTGAGTTTGAAAAAATTGATCCCAAATGGGTAAAAGCCAATATTGGAATCACAAAGGAACAAGTTCCTGATTATATGGGTCTTCTTGGAGATGCCTCCGACAATATTCCTGGCGTGAAAGGGATTGGGGAAAAGGGTGCAGCAAAACTCATCCAAGAATTTGGAGATTTGGAAACGATTTATAAAAAAATTGATAAGGTCAAAAACAAGTCCTTGATTGATAAACTGATCGCTGAGAAAGAAAACGCATTTTTATCCAGAAAACTCGCAACAATTGTCACCAATCTCAAACTAGACATCAAGAAGTCTGATTTAAAACTTCCTAACTATTATGATCCAAAGAAAGTACAATATTTTAAAGATGAAGGATATAATGTCCTACATCGCGATTTAGCCAAACAAGCAGGGATTCCAATTGCCAGTGATGGGGATTCGAAAGAAGAAACACCTTCTGCCAAAAAATCATCAAAGGAAAAAAAAGAAACAGTCACTGAAGATTCTTCCAATCGATCCAAAAAGGGAAACACTGACTCCGTCACAACAGCAGTCGTTGCCAAACAATCGTATAAAAGAATCCAAACCCTGGACGAATTAAAAAAGATCATATCGAAGTTAGATTCGAAAAAACCAATTTCTGTGGATACAGAAACCACATCGCAAGATCCCATGTTAGCAGAGTTATTAGGTCTTTCCTTTTCGGAAGAACCAGGTGTTGCCTACTACATGGCATTTTCGCATTCAGAATCGATTTATAGTCACTTACTTCCTTCTGCAGAAGAAGCGCTCAAGATCCTCAAACCAATGTTAGAAGATCCAAAATGGAAAAAAGTCGGACAAAATATCAAATATGACCTACTTGTGCTTCGGAACTATGGCATTGAATTAAAAGGAATTTATTTTGATACCATGCTTGCTTCTTATCTCCTAAATCCTGGGGAAAGAAGACACAATATGGACGATATGGCCGTTGATTACCTCAACTACAAAACCATCACATATGAAGAGTTAGTTGGAACAGGAAAAAAGAAACAAAATCTTTATGACATCGATCCAGACAAAGTATCCGAATATGCTTGTGAAGATGCAGACATAACATTGCAACTTCACAATGCCCTTTCACCTAAAATGGAAGAAGGAATTCATAAAAAACTATTTTATGAAATAGAAATGCCTGTGTTACACACCTTGGCGGATATGGAATTTGAAGGGATTGCTGTAGACAAAAAATACTTTGAATCTCTTTCGGAAACGTTCGAAACCAAAATCAAAGAACATGAAAAAAACATTCATTTTTATGCAGGTAGACAATTTAATGTTAACTCTACGAAAGAACTACAGACTGTTTTGTTTGAAGACCTAAGACTTCCTGCCGAAAAAAAAACACAAACAGGTTATTCCACAGACCACTCGGTGTTAGAGTCTTTACAAGGCACCCATCCCATCATAGATGATTTGCTTGCCATTCGAAAATTTTCCAAACTCAAATCCACATATACAGATACATTACCCACTCTTGTGAATCCAAAAACCAATCGGATCCATACGAGTTACAACCAAACCATTGCGGCTACAGGTCGACTCTCTTCTACCAATCCGAATTTACAAAATATCCCCATCAAAGACGAAGAAGGAAGGCTCTTACGAAAAGGGTTTATTGCCAAAAAAGGGTTCGAAATCCTCTCTCTTGACTATAGCCAAATCGAACTAAGGATTATGGCTCATTTTTCAAATGATCCAAACATGATAGATGCCTATAAATCAGGTGCAGACATCCACAAACGAACGGCTGCTGGAATTTTTGGCGTATCCGAAGACCAGGTAACACCCGATATGCGAAATAAGGCTAAAATTGTAAACTTCTCTGTGATCTACGGTGTGACATCTTTTGGTTTGTCTAATAACTTAAAAATCGGCCGTAAGGAAGCCAAGGAATTTATCGAGAAATACTTTGCCGCTTACAAAGGTGTTGCCACTTACATGGAAGAGATCGTTGAGTTCTGCAAACAAAATGGATATGTCGAAACACTTTTGGGACGAAGACGTTACCTTCCAGACATCCATTCTTCCCATAAAATGGTAAGCGAAGGTGCCAAACGAGTTGCGATCAACTCCCCCATCCAAGGTACGTCTGCAGATATGATCAAACTTGCGATGATTCGGATTCACGAAAAAATCAAAAAAGAATCCTTTCGCTCGAAACTCCTTTTGCAAGTACATGATGAACTTGTCTTTGAAGTGGACCCGAAAGAAAAAAACGAATTTTACCAAATGGCAAAAGAAGAGATGGAATCTGCAATGAAACTCAAAGTTCCAATCGTCGCACAAGGAAAGTTTGGTGGAAACTGGGATGAAGCACATTAG
- a CDS encoding toprim domain-containing protein produces MAQKTEKTSGNSRNFKKLSNVEHVRMRTGMWLGQNSLSTFEQHFFTKDNSGKYDIVHEELSDIPAKLKCLDEACMNCVDEYRKNLNDKSIPEKDKMNKLIVQLSTDRKRVTIQDNGRGIPAENAEGVYLHLMYGENFDDKVKEDHVAGQNGVGISLVRMVSSFFRVKTINSGKAYKKMFSIHDDVKKVIRSFKLSKEDTERVYLYYDEHGTFVDCPLLSADQIKQLKGPCDKTGMTAVVEAAKKEDHGTTVEFELNPAYFNNLDTSFNINLVKQYLQDIAMSNPGLEVVFIHKTGKEKYKFKKGFDEIFSNSEMVYYKLDYSDKTSASQIHMDTYVVVGQNKTLTWVNSIFCPQGGSAIEYLENRLCDEIRKKSQIVSLEKKLNTQCTRNDVRSCFHMYVNLRILNPRFKSQDKSYLINDLNEDIRKSVDKHLDKLLKKTALIEEIKMVMERRTQMKQLEDAQKGLRKASRNNIPKLMPPTGKPNDPGRILFVAEGDSAIAGLRPARNPKLHGLFPLRGKPLNCKGMSLAKAMQNEEMKNIVAIVGLPLDQKVKSIDELNYDKISIITDADFDGYAIRSLMLSFFYEYWPELFDLGFINISAAPLYEVDVKWKDGKKETVFCIDDADYDKLVARVNKQGAEITRKKRNKGLGETGKEAMKYAVDHCMTTITIGNKKTAKNTQDLWFHKDYAEKRREAISEYSMSVIQD; encoded by the coding sequence ATGGCTCAAAAAACTGAAAAAACCTCAGGAAATTCGCGAAATTTTAAGAAATTATCGAACGTAGAACACGTTCGGATGCGTACGGGAATGTGGCTTGGGCAAAACTCCCTTTCCACATTTGAACAACATTTTTTTACCAAAGATAACTCTGGTAAATATGATATCGTCCACGAAGAACTTTCCGACATCCCAGCCAAACTGAAGTGTTTGGATGAAGCATGTATGAACTGTGTGGATGAATACAGAAAGAACTTAAACGACAAATCCATTCCAGAAAAAGACAAAATGAACAAACTGATTGTTCAGTTGTCAACAGATCGCAAACGAGTTACCATCCAAGACAATGGTCGAGGAATCCCTGCAGAAAATGCGGAGGGTGTTTACCTTCACTTGATGTATGGAGAAAACTTTGATGACAAAGTCAAAGAAGACCACGTAGCAGGACAAAACGGTGTTGGTATTTCTCTCGTAAGAATGGTTTCCTCTTTCTTTCGTGTAAAGACCATTAACAGCGGTAAGGCTTACAAAAAGATGTTTAGCATCCATGATGATGTGAAAAAAGTCATCCGCAGTTTTAAACTATCTAAAGAAGACACAGAACGAGTTTATTTATACTATGATGAACATGGAACGTTTGTGGATTGTCCGTTGCTTTCCGCAGACCAAATCAAACAACTAAAAGGTCCTTGTGACAAAACGGGGATGACAGCAGTGGTCGAAGCGGCAAAAAAAGAAGACCATGGTACTACTGTTGAGTTTGAACTCAATCCAGCTTACTTTAATAATCTTGATACTTCCTTTAACATTAATTTGGTGAAACAATACCTGCAAGACATTGCCATGTCAAACCCAGGTCTGGAAGTTGTGTTCATTCACAAAACAGGCAAAGAGAAATATAAATTCAAAAAAGGTTTTGATGAGATCTTCAGTAACTCCGAGATGGTGTACTACAAATTGGATTACTCTGATAAAACATCTGCTTCACAAATCCATATGGATACCTATGTAGTTGTGGGACAAAACAAAACGCTCACTTGGGTGAACTCGATTTTTTGCCCGCAAGGTGGGTCTGCCATTGAGTATTTGGAAAACAGACTTTGTGATGAGATTCGTAAAAAATCTCAAATTGTCAGTTTAGAAAAGAAACTCAATACGCAATGTACACGAAATGATGTGAGAAGTTGTTTTCATATGTATGTGAACCTTCGCATCTTAAACCCTCGATTTAAATCCCAGGATAAATCTTACCTCATCAATGACTTAAATGAGGACATTCGAAAGTCTGTGGACAAACATTTGGACAAACTTTTGAAGAAAACTGCCCTCATCGAAGAAATTAAGATGGTGATGGAGCGTAGAACCCAGATGAAACAGCTCGAGGATGCTCAGAAAGGCCTCCGTAAGGCGTCTCGGAACAATATCCCTAAGCTCATGCCACCAACAGGCAAACCAAACGATCCTGGCCGAATTCTCTTCGTAGCAGAAGGGGACTCTGCGATCGCAGGACTTCGCCCGGCACGAAATCCAAAATTACATGGTCTTTTCCCACTCCGAGGAAAACCGCTCAACTGTAAAGGGATGTCTCTTGCCAAAGCCATGCAAAACGAAGAGATGAAAAACATCGTTGCGATCGTCGGACTCCCGCTCGACCAAAAGGTGAAATCCATTGATGAATTGAATTATGATAAAATCAGTATCATCACCGATGCCGATTTTGATGGATATGCGATTCGTTCTTTGATGTTGTCTTTCTTTTATGAGTATTGGCCTGAACTTTTTGATTTGGGTTTTATCAATATTTCAGCAGCACCACTCTATGAGGTGGATGTGAAATGGAAAGATGGTAAAAAAGAAACTGTTTTCTGTATTGATGACGCCGACTACGATAAGTTAGTAGCTCGTGTGAACAAACAAGGAGCAGAGATCACTCGTAAAAAACGAAACAAAGGTCTCGGAGAAACTGGAAAAGAAGCCATGAAGTATGCTGTGGATCATTGTATGACGACAATTACGATTGGTAACAAAAAGACTGCAAAAAACACGCAAGACTTATGGTTTCACAAAGATTATGCGGAAAAACGCCGTGAAGCAATTTCCGAATATTCCATGAGTGTGATTCAAGACTAA
- a CDS encoding ATP-binding protein, whose protein sequence is MTAPSEVIPYLLSPSPGSYAMFLPPDMSSVKQFRTELKRTLQDNGFSFENIMQIELAADEALTNAVAANVSCHCDETIICRWRIESSKFTLYILDYGSGLSGESPVPDNDKELLRSNQSQCFTNFLDHIRIHQSKKPETLPYNGSDQKHKNMGKGLKIINAMMDSVKVMFHGEGMVDEAPAGFKVMGSIIALEYDRSKHL, encoded by the coding sequence TTGACAGCACCATCTGAAGTGATTCCCTATCTGCTAAGCCCATCACCGGGTTCGTACGCCATGTTCTTACCGCCAGACATGTCCTCTGTCAAACAATTCCGAACCGAATTGAAGCGTACCTTACAAGACAATGGGTTTAGTTTTGAAAATATCATGCAAATTGAACTCGCTGCTGACGAAGCATTGACCAATGCTGTGGCGGCAAACGTATCTTGCCACTGTGATGAAACCATCATATGCCGATGGAGGATCGAATCCTCTAAGTTCACATTGTACATTTTGGATTATGGATCAGGACTTTCTGGTGAGTCACCTGTTCCAGACAACGACAAAGAATTATTACGATCCAATCAGTCTCAATGTTTTACCAACTTCCTTGATCACATACGAATCCACCAAAGCAAAAAGCCAGAAACCCTTCCTTATAATGGTTCCGACCAAAAACATAAGAACATGGGAAAAGGATTGAAAATAATCAATGCCATGATGGACTCCGTTAAAGTAATGTTTCACGGAGAAGGAATGGTCGACGAAGCTCCTGCAGGGTTCAAAGTTATGGGCTCCATCATCGCACTCGAATACGACCGTTCCAAACACTTATAA
- the gltX gene encoding glutamate--tRNA ligase, giving the protein MTEVRTRFAPSPSGFLHVGGARTALFNYLYAKAKKGKFLLRIEDTDQDRSTEASFKIILESLKWLGMEWDEGPGVGGPNGPYTQSERIHIYKEYTDKLLNEKKAYRCFCTPEELEGKKKQADAMGIPYIYDGKCSDLSEEEISSQLEKKTPFTVRFKTPHKIVIVDDMIQGKVKFESKLIGDFIIVKSDGFPSYNYAVVIDDALMNITHVIRGVGHLSNTPRQILIFEAFGFPLPRFAHASEIVGTDGKKLSKRAGATSVLAFRDLGYSSETMRNYMALLGWTSPDGKEYMSDEELCSVFDVERCSKSPATFDVFKKLKEEEKETVDFNKLTLLGLAEYLNPKSKLNWMSNKYIRDTDIKTLGKALEPFLKDCQIPDAYKSGENPQLLSILDSVRVYLDRLIQAPPYIEEFFLENVSFENEEAKQLVFEGKGKEVVTEFYKIVKGTSLSTPDAYKEAMAKAGEITGEKGRTLFMPIRAITTGKSHGLELPILFSLLGQDKMLKRMEQLAGTLGISLR; this is encoded by the coding sequence ATGACAGAAGTTCGTACACGTTTTGCCCCATCTCCATCTGGATTTCTCCACGTCGGAGGAGCAAGGACTGCCCTATTCAATTATTTATATGCCAAAGCAAAAAAAGGTAAGTTTTTACTTCGGATTGAAGACACAGACCAAGATAGATCCACAGAGGCATCTTTTAAAATCATCTTAGAATCTCTCAAGTGGCTTGGTATGGAGTGGGATGAAGGACCAGGTGTTGGTGGACCAAACGGACCCTACACACAATCGGAACGAATTCATATCTACAAAGAATACACCGACAAACTTTTAAATGAAAAGAAAGCCTATCGTTGTTTTTGTACGCCAGAAGAATTAGAAGGCAAAAAGAAACAAGCGGATGCCATGGGGATTCCTTACATTTACGATGGAAAATGTTCTGATTTGTCCGAAGAAGAAATCAGTTCACAACTCGAGAAAAAAACTCCGTTTACCGTTCGTTTCAAAACTCCTCACAAAATTGTGATCGTAGATGATATGATCCAAGGCAAAGTTAAGTTCGAGTCCAAACTCATTGGTGATTTTATCATCGTAAAGTCAGATGGATTCCCTTCGTACAACTATGCTGTGGTGATTGATGATGCTCTGATGAACATCACACATGTGATTCGCGGTGTGGGACACCTTTCTAATACACCAAGACAAATTTTAATTTTTGAAGCATTTGGATTCCCGCTTCCAAGGTTTGCTCACGCCAGTGAAATTGTAGGAACCGATGGAAAAAAACTTTCCAAACGAGCTGGTGCTACCTCTGTGCTTGCGTTCCGTGATTTAGGGTATTCGAGTGAAACCATGCGAAACTACATGGCACTCCTTGGATGGACTTCCCCTGACGGAAAAGAATACATGAGTGATGAAGAGTTGTGTTCTGTCTTTGATGTGGAACGTTGCTCCAAATCTCCAGCGACCTTTGATGTCTTCAAAAAACTAAAAGAAGAAGAAAAGGAAACCGTTGATTTTAATAAACTCACACTCCTTGGCCTTGCGGAGTATTTAAATCCAAAATCAAAACTCAACTGGATGTCCAATAAATACATCCGTGACACAGACATCAAAACTCTTGGTAAAGCATTAGAACCTTTCCTGAAAGACTGTCAAATTCCCGATGCTTATAAATCGGGAGAAAACCCGCAACTCCTTTCCATTCTGGATTCTGTTCGGGTGTATCTCGACCGTCTCATCCAAGCGCCTCCTTACATTGAAGAATTCTTCCTTGAGAATGTTTCCTTTGAGAATGAAGAAGCCAAACAATTGGTATTCGAAGGCAAAGGGAAAGAAGTTGTCACTGAGTTTTACAAGATTGTGAAAGGGACCTCTCTTTCCACTCCTGATGCCTACAAAGAAGCCATGGCAAAAGCGGGAGAGATAACAGGCGAGAAAGGAAGGACCCTTTTTATGCCAATTCGTGCCATCACGACAGGAAAGTCCCATGGATTGGAACTTCCGATTCTCTTTAGCCTTCTCGGACAAGATAAGATGTTAAAGCGAATGGAACAACTGGCGGGTACCTTAGGCATTTCTCTTAGGTAA